Proteins co-encoded in one Cinclus cinclus chromosome Z, bCinCin1.1, whole genome shotgun sequence genomic window:
- the ARL14EPL gene encoding ARL14 effector protein-like: MSDLVDENCKKSNYSQETSTENNVSPAKDCSIRHKKLQKLEKQLKCLAFQNPGPQVADFNPETRQQKKKACMSQMKQNFLYESKFTKKYDKHGRLLCNDIDLCDCLEMDCLGCFYPCPKCNSNKCGSECRCNRRWVYDTIETEAGDVISVLPFFVPD; the protein is encoded by the exons ATGAGTGATCTCGTGGACGAAAACTGCAAGAAAAGCAATTATTCCCAAGAAACATCTACAGAAAACAATGTGTCTCCTGCTAAGGACTGCTCAATAAGACACAAAAAATTG CAAAAACTTGAGAAACAGTTAAAATGCTTAGCCTTTCAAAATCCAGGACCTCAGGTAGCTGACTTCAATCCTGAAACtagacagcagaaaaagaaagcatgCATGTCACAGATGAAACAAAATTTTTTGTATGAGTCCAA ATTTACAAAGAAGTATGACAAACATGGCAGGCTTCTTTGTAATGATATAGACTTATGTGATTGCCTGGAAATGGATTGCCTGGGTTGCTTCTATCCTTGCCCCAAATGCAACTCAAACAAATGTGGATCAGAATGTCGCTGCAATAGAAGATGGGTTTATGATACAATTGAGACTGAAGCTGGAGATGTGATCAGTGTGCTACCATTTTTTGTCCCTGACTGA